A part of Paraburkholderia largidicola genomic DNA contains:
- a CDS encoding 4-hydroxybenzoate 3-monooxygenase yields the protein MRTQVAIIGAGPAGLLLSHLLRLAGVEAVVLESRSREHCEHRIRAGVLEQGTVDTLNEAGLGARMQREGLVHHGIELLFGRKRHRIDLTALTGGRAITVYGQHEVVCDMIAAAVEYQQPLYFDVSEVSLHDLTSDTPWVQFSHDGAVQRIDCDYVAGCDGFHGIARESIPADAIQTFERIYPYAWLGILANAAPTCDELVYAHHERGFALFSMRSPEVTRLYLQCRPDEDLAQWPDERIWAELHTRFENDDGWLPAVGDITQKGVTPMRSFVCEPMQYGRLYLAGDAAHIVPPTGAKGMNLAVADVGMLSKALAARYREGRDDLLAAYSATCLERVWRAEHFSYFMTNMLHPSFDDTPFVNRLKMAELRYVAHSDAAARMLAENYVGLPFRD from the coding sequence ATGCGCACTCAGGTTGCCATTATTGGCGCGGGTCCCGCCGGTCTGCTGCTGTCGCATCTGCTGCGGCTGGCGGGCGTCGAAGCGGTGGTGCTGGAAAGCCGGTCGCGCGAACATTGCGAGCATCGGATACGCGCGGGCGTGCTCGAACAGGGCACCGTCGATACGCTCAACGAAGCCGGCCTCGGCGCGCGGATGCAGCGCGAAGGGCTCGTGCATCACGGCATCGAATTGCTGTTCGGCCGCAAGCGGCATCGGATCGATCTGACGGCACTGACGGGCGGCCGCGCGATCACCGTGTATGGCCAGCATGAGGTGGTGTGCGACATGATCGCCGCCGCTGTCGAGTACCAGCAACCGTTGTATTTCGACGTGTCCGAGGTGTCGCTGCACGATCTGACGAGCGACACACCTTGGGTTCAGTTTTCGCACGATGGCGCGGTGCAGCGCATCGATTGTGATTACGTGGCGGGCTGCGACGGCTTTCACGGCATTGCGCGCGAGTCGATTCCCGCCGACGCGATACAAACCTTCGAACGTATCTACCCCTATGCATGGCTCGGCATCCTCGCGAACGCCGCGCCGACCTGCGACGAACTGGTGTACGCGCATCACGAGCGCGGTTTCGCGCTTTTCAGCATGCGTTCGCCGGAGGTGACGCGTCTTTATCTGCAATGCCGTCCCGACGAAGACCTTGCGCAATGGCCCGACGAGCGCATCTGGGCCGAACTCCACACGCGCTTCGAGAACGACGATGGCTGGCTGCCCGCTGTCGGCGACATCACGCAGAAGGGCGTCACGCCGATGCGCAGCTTCGTGTGCGAGCCGATGCAGTACGGGCGCCTCTATCTTGCCGGCGACGCCGCGCACATCGTTCCGCCGACGGGCGCAAAAGGCATGAACCTCGCCGTCGCCGACGTAGGCATGCTGTCGAAGGCGCTCGCCGCGCGCTATCGCGAAGGCCGCGACGATCTGCTCGCCGCTTATTCGGCGACCTGCCTGGAACGCGTCTGGCGCGCCGAGCATTTCTCGTATTTCATGACGAACATGCTGCATCCGTCGTTCGACGACACGCCGTTCGTCAACCGGCTGAAGATGGCCGAGCTACGGTACGTCGCGCATTCCGATGCGGCGGCACGGATGCTGGCAGAGAATTACGTGGGGCTGCCGTTTCGCGATTGA
- a CDS encoding LysR family transcriptional regulator — MAELDLNLIPYLVALEDMRNVSRAAERLGVSQPRVSTALGRLREYFNDPLFVRTSRGMEPTPRALALIPAAREALARIEKGMLDSQDFDPTTSTHTFSLALSDVGEIVFLPRLLQLFAERAPHANLRSVSLPPAHVERGLESGDVDLAVGYFPDLSGNNFFQQRLFTHRFICLMRSDHPLAGAPLTLDQFIGLGHAVVRAEGRSQEVLEQYLEKKRIRRRAVLETPHFMSLPFILARTDLIATVPHAIGFAYVSEHASITLVEPPLPLPRFDLRQHWHRKFHNDPRASWLRSVVAELFNDAKDEWPK; from the coding sequence ATGGCCGAACTCGATCTCAACCTGATTCCCTACCTCGTCGCGCTCGAAGACATGCGCAACGTGAGCCGCGCCGCCGAACGTCTCGGCGTGAGCCAGCCGCGCGTGAGCACCGCGCTTGGCCGCTTGCGCGAGTATTTCAACGACCCGCTGTTCGTGCGCACGTCGCGCGGCATGGAACCGACGCCGCGCGCGCTCGCGCTGATTCCCGCGGCCCGCGAGGCGCTAGCGCGCATCGAAAAGGGCATGCTCGACTCACAGGATTTCGATCCTACGACGTCGACGCATACGTTCTCGCTGGCGTTGTCCGACGTCGGCGAGATCGTGTTTCTGCCGCGCCTGCTGCAGCTCTTCGCCGAGCGCGCGCCGCACGCGAACCTGCGTTCGGTGTCGCTGCCGCCCGCGCATGTCGAACGCGGGCTGGAATCGGGCGATGTCGATCTCGCCGTCGGCTACTTTCCCGATCTTTCCGGCAACAACTTCTTTCAGCAGCGTCTGTTCACGCATCGGTTCATCTGTCTGATGCGCAGCGATCATCCGCTCGCGGGCGCGCCGCTCACGCTCGATCAGTTCATCGGACTCGGTCACGCCGTCGTACGCGCCGAAGGACGTAGCCAGGAAGTGCTCGAGCAGTATCTGGAAAAGAAGCGCATCCGCCGGCGCGCCGTGCTGGAAACGCCGCACTTCATGAGCCTGCCGTTCATCCTCGCACGCACCGATCTGATCGCAACCGTGCCGCACGCGATCGGCTTCGCGTATGTGTCGGAACACGCGTCGATCACGCTCGTCGAACCGCCTTTGCCGTTGCCCCGCTTCGACTTGCGCCAGCACTGGCATCGCAAGTTCCACAACGATCCGCGCGCGAGCTGGCTGCGCAGCGTTGTTGCAGAACTGTTCAACGATGCGAAGGACGAGTGGCCGAAGTAA
- the folE gene encoding GTP cyclohydrolase I FolE has translation MNTKKTTSADAPGRPSRDEAEEAVRVLLRWAGDNPQREGLLDTPARVVRAYEEFFAGYEVDPREILARTFSEVDGYDEMIVLKDIRFESYCEHHMVPIIGRAHVAYLPEHRVVGISKLARLVDAFAKRLQIQEKMTVQIADTLNEVLQPKGVGVILEASHQCMSTRGVHKAGVEMVTSRMLGTFRTDPSTRREFLSIVHGPTSVSVANT, from the coding sequence ATGAATACGAAGAAAACGACGTCCGCCGACGCACCCGGCCGGCCGTCCCGCGATGAGGCCGAAGAAGCCGTGCGCGTATTGCTGCGCTGGGCCGGCGATAATCCTCAGCGTGAAGGTCTGCTCGACACGCCCGCGCGTGTCGTCCGGGCGTATGAAGAATTTTTTGCGGGCTATGAGGTCGATCCGCGCGAGATTCTGGCCCGCACGTTCTCCGAAGTGGACGGCTACGACGAAATGATCGTGCTGAAGGACATCCGCTTCGAAAGCTATTGCGAACATCATATGGTGCCCATCATCGGGCGCGCGCACGTCGCTTATCTGCCTGAGCATCGCGTGGTGGGCATCTCGAAGCTCGCGCGGCTCGTCGATGCATTCGCCAAGCGTCTGCAGATCCAGGAAAAGATGACCGTCCAGATCGCCGATACGCTCAACGAAGTATTGCAGCCGAAGGGGGTCGGCGTGATTCTCGAAGCCTCGCATCAATGCATGTCGACGCGCGGCGTGCACAAGGCCGGCGTCGAGATGGTGACGTCGCGCATGCTCGGGACGTTCCGCACCGACCCGTCGACGCGTCGCGAGTTTCTGTCGATCGTCCACGGCCCGACTTCCGTCAGCGTGGCGAATACCTGA
- a CDS encoding DMT family transporter, with protein MNARYVGYSFCALAMIGVGSTVVVSKAIAGGLPPFAATALRFAIAFPVFIAMMRVRRVRWPKLDTHDVLLVVAQAGAGSVGYTVCLIGGMRLASAADAGVIAGTLPAVSAGFAALALGERLSPALLGAIALATLGVLACTVRLDDTVAAGGAHSLAGNALIFAAIVCEALFILLNRKLHKPVAALPLSALMSGIGLLVAIVPACFEQPWRLPFDANLVAALAGVVYYALVPTVLGFVLWYAGASRVSGAEAGLVTALVPVSTLALAAGVLHEPISRAQMAGVVCVLAAVLLATFGRFRSVEARAEA; from the coding sequence ATGAACGCGCGTTACGTCGGTTATTCCTTTTGCGCGCTGGCGATGATCGGCGTGGGCAGCACAGTCGTCGTCAGCAAGGCGATTGCGGGCGGCTTGCCGCCGTTCGCGGCGACAGCGTTGCGCTTTGCGATTGCGTTTCCCGTCTTCATCGCGATGATGCGCGTGCGCAGGGTCCGCTGGCCGAAGCTCGACACGCACGATGTGTTGCTCGTGGTCGCGCAGGCGGGAGCGGGCAGCGTCGGCTATACGGTTTGCCTGATCGGCGGGATGCGCCTCGCGTCGGCGGCCGATGCGGGCGTGATCGCGGGCACCTTGCCGGCTGTGTCGGCGGGTTTCGCGGCGCTCGCACTCGGTGAACGTCTGTCGCCTGCGTTGCTCGGCGCGATTGCGCTTGCGACGCTCGGCGTGCTGGCCTGCACAGTGCGCCTCGACGACACGGTGGCTGCGGGCGGCGCGCATTCTCTCGCGGGCAATGCGCTGATATTCGCCGCGATTGTCTGCGAAGCGCTCTTTATCTTGCTCAACCGCAAATTGCATAAGCCTGTCGCGGCGTTGCCGCTGTCGGCGCTGATGAGCGGAATCGGCCTGCTCGTCGCGATCGTGCCCGCGTGCTTCGAGCAACCGTGGCGACTGCCGTTCGACGCGAACCTCGTTGCCGCGCTCGCGGGCGTCGTCTATTACGCGCTCGTGCCGACGGTGCTCGGCTTCGTGCTCTGGTACGCGGGCGCTTCGCGCGTGAGTGGTGCGGAAGCGGGCCTCGTGACGGCACTCGTGCCCGTGTCGACGCTCGCGCTGGCGGCGGGCGTGTTGCACGAGCCGATCAGCCGCGCGCAGATGGCGGGTGTCGTGTGCGTGCTTGCGGCGGTGCTACTGGCGACCTTCGGACGGTTTCGATCGGTCGAAGCGCGCGCAGAAGCCTGA